GTCTTGCGTAGACTAAGTTTTTTTAAACAAAAAGTCTACCACCTAAAGTTGCAAAGTCTACCACCTAAAGTTGCAAAGTCTACCACCTAAAGTTGCAAAGTCTACCACCTAAAGTTGCATTTTCTCTCGAAGTTTTGTAGGTTTAAATTTTTAAAAAGTATAGTAATACTTTTTATTTGATGCTGATAGGAATCAGCATCTGTAAGAAATGCTGTCTAGAAGTTGGTGAATCAGATTTTTGTTATAATCCGAGAGATCAATACCAGAGTTGATAATTTTCAAAATCTCAAGTAGTTTTTCTGATAAATATTTATTTCTTCTTTCTACATCAGATTCTGTTGTTATTTTTAATTCAGTATTGTTTCTAAGAGACGGGAGAAACTTATTTAGGGTGTTTATAGCTGATGTATTAGACATGCCACAGATTTTCCCTAGAACGTTTATTTTTTCCCTAATTGTTCCTTTCCTAGAAGCTAGCAAGTATGCAGTCTTATAAGGTATTGACTGAAACAAAGACTTCGTATGTTTATCTGGAAGGCTAATGAACAACTCATAATAGCCTAAGGCGTTGTATGCAGAAGATTTTGTGCGAAATACAATGTTAATCCAAGATGAGAAAGTAGCTTCAGG
Above is a window of Chlamydia avium 10DC88 DNA encoding:
- a CDS encoding pGP6-D family virulence protein, which translates into the protein MNKLAKEASAFFRKNQESTTKEFQKKDLSLDIFSVTLSAEEHEQIENLVVSQNIQLDTNHSNNLATIKLLTGQIKSIQKQHVLLIGEKIYKVREILRNMCSPEATFSSWINIVFRTKSSAYNALGYYELFISLPDKHTKSLFQSIPYKTAYLLASRKGTIREKINVLGKICGMSNTSAINTLNKFLPSLRNNTELKITTESDVERRNKYLSEKLLEILKIINSGIDLSDYNKNLIHQLLDSISYRC